One stretch of Pseudoalteromonas shioyasakiensis DNA includes these proteins:
- a CDS encoding energy transducer TonB — protein MKKSSLALCITLLFSQQGIANETTTQEFNETYRAYVAAVENKQDSSELAKKAFELGKEIYGESADNTANLAINYANSLAEYKQEQRFELYRTAYEILEQNHGKLSVQVYDSLIGMAESTPSAKRADTYLDDVIAIAEKQNSAKLVADAKMTAARILAYKGSGERYYTAKEYLEEADKYYQENLPNNAVDRISADFLVAAFAENQRKYSTAIERLNHVVSVFDQELDFDHQTELNAHSKLVHLYEKTGKSDEATKHCLAIAKMVPWKESQEQEPLYRVHPKYPKSKVQRMEDGSVVMEFEVTPSGFVDNITVVGSEGGSAFEREAIKAVKQWRYAPKFENGQAIAATSRVQLDFKINN, from the coding sequence ATGAAAAAAAGCTCACTTGCCTTATGCATTACACTACTGTTTAGCCAGCAAGGCATTGCCAATGAAACGACCACCCAAGAATTTAACGAGACCTACCGCGCTTATGTCGCCGCTGTAGAAAATAAGCAAGACAGTAGTGAGCTTGCCAAAAAAGCGTTTGAGCTTGGTAAAGAAATTTATGGAGAAAGCGCCGACAACACCGCTAATCTTGCTATTAACTATGCAAACAGCCTTGCTGAATACAAACAAGAACAACGCTTTGAGTTATATCGTACAGCCTACGAAATACTAGAACAAAACCATGGCAAGCTAAGTGTACAAGTGTATGACTCATTAATCGGCATGGCAGAATCAACTCCCTCAGCAAAGCGTGCTGATACATATCTTGATGATGTCATTGCTATTGCTGAAAAACAAAACTCAGCCAAGCTTGTTGCAGATGCAAAAATGACCGCCGCTCGTATCCTCGCTTACAAAGGTAGTGGCGAGCGCTATTACACAGCAAAGGAATATCTTGAAGAAGCCGATAAGTACTACCAAGAAAACTTACCAAATAACGCAGTTGATCGGATCAGTGCAGACTTTTTAGTTGCCGCATTTGCAGAAAATCAACGTAAATACAGCACCGCCATTGAACGTTTAAATCACGTAGTTAGTGTATTTGATCAAGAGTTAGACTTTGATCATCAAACCGAATTAAACGCCCATTCAAAGCTAGTTCACTTATACGAAAAAACAGGTAAAAGCGACGAAGCAACTAAACATTGCTTAGCGATAGCGAAAATGGTGCCATGGAAAGAGAGCCAAGAACAAGAACCATTATACCGCGTGCATCCTAAATATCCAAAATCAAAAGTTCAACGTATGGAAGATGGCAGTGTCGTAATGGAGTTTGAAGTAACCCCGTCTGGCTTTGTAGACAACATAACTGTGGTAGGTTCTGAGGGTGGCTCTGCATTTGAAAGAGAAGCGATTAAAGCAGTAAAACAATGGCGTTATGCCCCTAAGTTTGAAAACGGTCAAGCGATTGCTGCGACTTCTCGGGTGCAATTAGACTTTAAAATCAACAACTAA
- a CDS encoding PQQ-dependent sugar dehydrogenase: MKRSLFNSLIIASISLSSLQACAQPEQKIPLDASANNYKLELVSEGIQIPWGMAWLNERDLLVTDRRGELRLIRDGKLVEQTVKGTPKVHDEGQGGLLDIELDPNFTENGWIYFSYSGYEGDGKGYNTSIMRARFKDMTLVDQQLLFDGEPNIKTTKHYGSRIEFDKEGYLYFSIGDRGKRDVHPQSLDYDAGKIHRINSDGSIPKSNPFYNHKTTHKSIYSYGHRNPQGMAMHPETGVIWSHEHGPRGGDEINIVKAGANYGWPEITYGINYVGTKITDETSRDGMEQPDWYWVPSIAPSGMEFITSDKYPQWQGQIAVGSMKFGHLVLVKLDGDKVIGHSKVFEGVGRVRSLATHPNGDLYLGVDGVGVYKVVPKI; this comes from the coding sequence ATGAAAAGGTCTTTGTTTAACAGTTTAATCATCGCCTCAATTAGCTTGTCGAGTTTGCAAGCCTGTGCCCAGCCGGAGCAAAAAATTCCTCTGGATGCTAGCGCTAATAACTACAAACTAGAATTAGTAAGCGAAGGAATTCAAATACCTTGGGGTATGGCTTGGCTTAACGAGCGCGACTTACTCGTTACCGACAGACGTGGTGAGCTTAGGTTAATTCGTGATGGCAAACTCGTTGAGCAAACAGTTAAAGGAACACCTAAAGTACATGATGAAGGTCAAGGGGGCTTATTAGACATAGAGCTTGATCCGAACTTTACCGAAAATGGCTGGATTTACTTTTCGTACTCGGGCTATGAAGGCGATGGTAAGGGTTACAATACCTCGATTATGCGCGCCCGCTTTAAAGATATGACGCTCGTCGATCAGCAATTATTGTTTGATGGCGAGCCAAATATTAAAACAACAAAACACTATGGTTCGCGTATTGAGTTCGACAAAGAAGGTTACTTGTACTTCTCTATTGGCGACCGTGGCAAAAGAGACGTTCACCCACAAAGCCTTGACTATGATGCAGGCAAAATTCACCGTATCAATAGCGATGGTTCTATCCCTAAATCAAACCCGTTTTATAACCATAAAACAACTCACAAAAGCATTTATTCATATGGACACCGTAACCCTCAAGGTATGGCAATGCACCCTGAAACGGGGGTTATATGGAGTCATGAACATGGCCCTCGTGGCGGCGATGAAATCAATATAGTTAAAGCAGGTGCAAACTATGGTTGGCCTGAGATCACTTATGGGATCAACTACGTTGGTACAAAAATTACCGACGAAACCAGTCGCGATGGAATGGAACAACCTGATTGGTATTGGGTGCCTTCAATTGCCCCATCAGGCATGGAGTTTATCACCAGTGATAAATACCCACAGTGGCAAGGTCAAATTGCCGTAGGCTCGATGAAGTTTGGTCATCTTGTTTTGGTGAAACTTGATGGTGACAAAGTAATAGGCCACAGCAAGGTATTTGAAGGTGTAGGTCGTGTGCGCAGCCTTGCCACCCATCCTAATGGTGATTTATATCTTGGTGTTGATGGTGTGGGTGTTTATAAGGTTGTACCGAAAATATAG
- a CDS encoding low molecular weight phosphotyrosine protein phosphatase has product MKKILIVCLGNICRSPTAEAVLRSRAKALGVNVKVDSAGTTGYHQGNPPDSRSKAAAEKRGYSFKGIYSRPVAQADFHEFDLILAADKQNLADLHAMCPEHLEYKLSLFLSHGDAGESEIPDPYYGGDQGFEKVLDLIEDAADNLLKKL; this is encoded by the coding sequence ATGAAAAAGATTTTGATTGTTTGCTTAGGCAACATTTGCCGTTCACCTACTGCTGAAGCGGTACTTAGAAGTCGTGCTAAGGCGCTGGGTGTCAATGTCAAAGTTGATTCTGCTGGCACCACTGGTTACCACCAAGGTAATCCTCCAGATTCACGCTCAAAAGCAGCAGCTGAAAAGCGCGGTTATAGTTTTAAAGGGATTTATTCGCGACCAGTGGCTCAAGCTGATTTTCATGAGTTTGACTTAATTCTCGCAGCCGACAAGCAAAATCTTGCTGATTTACATGCCATGTGCCCAGAGCACTTAGAATATAAGTTGTCGCTGTTTTTAAGTCATGGTGATGCAGGAGAGAGCGAAATCCCCGATCCCTATTATGGTGGCGATCAAGGCTTTGAAAAAGTACTCGATTTAATTGAGGACGCAGCCGATAACCTGCTTAAAAAGCTATGA
- a CDS encoding GTP cyclohydrolase II has protein sequence MAQVRARVQLNVGKNSDIPAEIVSFSGLKDGQEHVALVFNQADTKQDVPLIRMHSECLTGDVFHSSRCDCGEQLNECIEMMHQQGGILLYLRQEGRGIGLYNKIDAYVLQSQGMNTYEANNHLGFADDLRDFSDAVLMLEALNLNHVKLMTNNPNKLKALRDAGIEVESVVGTHAHIKAGVVGNRAYLETKIKHGSHMLDIKKIKKPE, from the coding sequence GTGGCGCAAGTAAGAGCAAGAGTCCAGCTGAATGTTGGCAAAAACAGTGATATCCCTGCAGAAATCGTATCTTTCAGTGGCTTAAAAGATGGCCAAGAGCATGTTGCTTTAGTTTTTAATCAAGCCGACACAAAGCAAGACGTACCATTAATTCGTATGCATTCAGAATGTTTAACGGGAGATGTATTTCACTCGTCTCGTTGTGATTGTGGTGAGCAATTAAATGAGTGTATCGAAATGATGCACCAGCAAGGTGGCATTTTATTATATTTACGCCAAGAAGGCCGTGGCATTGGTTTATACAATAAAATTGATGCGTATGTATTGCAGTCACAAGGCATGAATACTTACGAAGCGAATAACCACTTGGGTTTTGCTGACGATTTGCGTGACTTTTCAGACGCAGTGTTAATGTTAGAAGCGCTTAACTTAAATCACGTTAAGTTAATGACAAACAACCCAAATAAGCTTAAAGCACTGCGTGATGCAGGCATTGAGGTTGAGTCGGTGGTTGGCACTCATGCACACATCAAAGCGGGTGTGGTAGGTAACCGAGCTTACCTCGAAACGAAAATCAAACATGGCTCGCACATGCTTGATATTAAAAAAATTAAAAAGCCTGAGTAA
- the alaS gene encoding alanine--tRNA ligase — protein sequence MQHMTTAQIRQQFLDFFASKQHQIVPSSSLIPGNDATLLFNNAGMVQFKDVFLGAESRPYSRATSSQRCVRAGGKHNDLENVGYTARHHTFFEMLGNFSFGDYFKQDAIKFAWEFLTDVVKLPQEKLLVTIYHDDEEAFNIWHKEVGLSEDRIIRIATSDNFWSMGDTGPCGPCSEIFYDHGEEIWGGPPGSPEEDGDRFIEIWNLVFMQYNRHADGTMEPLPKQSVDTGMGLERISAILQGVHSNYEIDLFQALIAAAAKVTNAQDLDDKSLRVVADHIRSCAFLVSDGVMPSNEGRGYVLRRIIRRAVRHGNKLGAKGAFFYKLVAALIEQMGQAYPELAKQQEIIEKVLRIEEEQFGKTLERGLAILEESLTDIKGDVIPGDLVFKLYDTYGFPADLTADVARERFMTIDEHGFQECMAVQRKQAQQAGKFGADYNQQLKSEKHTDFKGYDAEHYTGTVVELFSEGQSVSVLEDGQEGIAILDRTPFYAESGGQVGDTGVLKVAGGEFVVTNTTKLGNAFAHHGRVQGRIGTNDKAEATIDAARRDSIKKNHTATHILHETLRQILGEHVNQKGSLVDPERLRFDFSHFEAVTKDELRQIERAVNDEIRRNFALETELMAIEDAKAKGAMALFGEKYDDEVRVVTIGDYSIELCGGTHVKRAGDIGLFKIVSESGIAAGIRRIEAVTGAEAVAYVSEQEQQLNDVAALVKGDSSSVLEKVTALLEKSKGLEKQIAQLNDKLASAAGASLLDSVVEVNGIKLLVADVAGTESKALRGMVDDLKTKIGSGVIALGVANGDKVSLIAGVTKDLTGKVKAGELVNHMAAQVGGKGGGRPDMAQAGGTQPENLTAALESVTGWLTERS from the coding sequence ATGCAGCATATGACTACCGCACAGATCAGGCAACAGTTCTTAGACTTTTTTGCCTCTAAACAACACCAAATTGTTCCTTCAAGCTCGCTGATCCCGGGTAACGATGCCACGTTATTATTTAATAACGCCGGTATGGTGCAATTTAAAGATGTATTTTTAGGTGCCGAAAGCCGCCCTTACTCACGTGCGACCAGCTCACAACGTTGTGTGCGTGCAGGTGGTAAACATAACGACCTAGAAAACGTAGGTTACACTGCACGTCACCATACATTCTTTGAAATGTTAGGTAACTTCAGCTTTGGTGATTACTTCAAGCAAGACGCAATCAAGTTTGCGTGGGAGTTTTTAACTGATGTTGTAAAACTACCGCAAGAAAAGCTACTAGTAACCATTTATCACGATGATGAAGAAGCCTTCAACATTTGGCATAAAGAAGTGGGTCTAAGTGAAGATCGCATTATTCGCATTGCAACTAGCGATAACTTCTGGTCAATGGGTGATACGGGTCCTTGTGGTCCATGTTCTGAAATCTTTTACGATCACGGTGAAGAAATTTGGGGTGGTCCTCCTGGCTCTCCAGAAGAAGACGGTGACCGTTTCATCGAGATCTGGAACCTAGTATTTATGCAGTATAACCGCCATGCCGACGGCACAATGGAACCTCTTCCTAAGCAGTCTGTTGATACAGGTATGGGTCTTGAGCGTATCTCTGCAATTTTACAAGGCGTTCACTCAAACTACGAAATCGATTTATTCCAAGCACTTATTGCCGCTGCGGCTAAAGTAACAAACGCGCAAGACTTAGATGATAAATCACTACGCGTTGTTGCTGACCACATTCGTTCATGTGCGTTCTTAGTATCTGATGGCGTTATGCCATCAAACGAAGGCCGTGGCTATGTGTTACGTCGTATTATTCGTCGTGCAGTTCGTCACGGTAACAAGCTAGGCGCGAAAGGTGCATTCTTCTACAAGCTAGTTGCTGCGCTAATTGAGCAAATGGGTCAAGCGTACCCAGAGCTTGCTAAGCAACAAGAAATTATTGAAAAAGTACTGCGTATCGAAGAAGAGCAGTTTGGTAAAACACTTGAGCGTGGTCTGGCTATTTTAGAAGAAAGCCTAACTGACATCAAAGGTGATGTGATCCCTGGCGACTTAGTGTTCAAGCTTTATGACACTTACGGTTTCCCTGCTGACTTAACAGCAGATGTGGCGCGTGAGCGTTTCATGACGATTGATGAACACGGCTTCCAAGAATGTATGGCTGTACAGCGTAAGCAAGCACAGCAAGCTGGTAAGTTTGGTGCTGATTACAACCAACAACTTAAGTCAGAAAAACACACTGACTTTAAAGGTTACGATGCAGAGCATTACACTGGCACTGTGGTTGAGCTTTTCTCTGAAGGTCAATCAGTTTCTGTACTTGAAGATGGTCAAGAAGGTATCGCAATCTTAGACCGTACACCTTTTTATGCTGAATCTGGTGGCCAGGTTGGTGACACGGGTGTGTTAAAAGTCGCTGGTGGTGAGTTCGTAGTCACTAACACTACTAAGCTTGGTAACGCATTTGCGCACCACGGTCGTGTTCAAGGACGCATTGGTACAAATGATAAAGCAGAGGCAACAATTGATGCAGCACGTCGCGATAGCATCAAGAAAAACCACACTGCAACACACATATTGCACGAGACGTTACGTCAAATTTTAGGTGAGCACGTAAATCAAAAAGGTTCACTTGTTGACCCTGAGCGTTTACGTTTTGACTTCTCTCACTTTGAAGCGGTAACAAAAGACGAATTACGTCAAATCGAGCGCGCAGTGAATGATGAGATCCGTCGTAACTTTGCTCTTGAAACTGAGCTAATGGCTATTGAAGATGCCAAAGCAAAAGGTGCAATGGCATTATTCGGTGAAAAATACGACGACGAAGTTCGCGTAGTAACCATTGGTGATTACTCAATTGAACTATGTGGTGGTACTCACGTTAAGCGTGCTGGTGATATCGGCTTATTCAAAATTGTGTCAGAAAGTGGTATCGCGGCAGGTATTCGCCGTATCGAAGCAGTAACAGGTGCAGAAGCTGTTGCCTATGTTAGTGAGCAAGAGCAACAGCTAAATGATGTTGCAGCGCTAGTAAAAGGTGATAGCAGCAGTGTACTTGAAAAAGTGACAGCATTACTTGAGAAGTCAAAAGGTCTTGAGAAGCAAATTGCCCAGCTTAACGACAAGCTAGCAAGTGCGGCAGGGGCATCGTTACTTGACTCTGTAGTTGAAGTGAATGGTATCAAACTTCTGGTCGCTGATGTTGCTGGTACTGAATCTAAAGCACTACGTGGCATGGTTGATGACCTGAAAACTAAGATTGGTTCAGGTGTAATTGCTCTTGGTGTAGCCAATGGCGATAAAGTAAGCCTGATCGCGGGTGTAACTAAAGACCTAACAGGTAAAGTGAAAGCTGGTGAGCTTGTAAATCACATGGCTGCACAAGTAGGCGGTAAGGGCGGTGGTCGTCCTGATATGGCACAAGCAGGTGGTACTCAGCCAGAGAACCTTACTGCAGCCTTAGAAAGTGTAACTGGCTGGTTAACTGAGCGTTCTTAA
- a CDS encoding energy transducer TonB produces the protein MHTLPLNSASLNNSKAALKTTAAIIGGGVMTFAAFAFMQYLISAEQRADVKTGPDITVEIYEVPKDSKVQVKQTLPPPPTAKMPPKTPPRPAIDNPDTVVVADLTPTMTFDNIGDTLSKSINQPTGDATPIVRINPKYPPVAARDGIEGWVQISFSISPTGEVIDPVIIDAEPKRVFDREAIRAIKRWKYRPKVVEGVAQLQANQSVQLDFKIDG, from the coding sequence ATGCATACTTTACCACTAAACTCAGCAAGCTTGAATAACAGCAAGGCGGCTTTAAAGACAACCGCAGCAATTATTGGCGGCGGTGTCATGACCTTTGCAGCATTTGCATTTATGCAGTACTTAATTTCTGCTGAGCAAAGAGCCGATGTAAAAACAGGCCCAGATATCACGGTTGAAATTTATGAAGTACCCAAAGACTCAAAAGTACAAGTAAAGCAAACACTGCCGCCACCACCAACTGCAAAAATGCCACCAAAAACGCCACCACGCCCAGCGATTGATAACCCTGATACAGTTGTGGTAGCAGATTTAACACCAACGATGACATTCGATAACATTGGCGACACGCTAAGCAAAAGCATTAATCAACCAACGGGAGATGCAACGCCAATTGTGCGCATAAACCCTAAGTACCCACCAGTAGCAGCTCGTGATGGCATTGAAGGCTGGGTGCAAATTAGCTTTAGCATTTCACCGACTGGTGAAGTGATTGACCCTGTTATTATTGATGCTGAGCCTAAGCGAGTATTTGACCGTGAAGCAATTCGCGCTATTAAACGTTGGAAATATCGCCCTAAAGTTGTTGAAGGTGTGGCACAATTACAAGCAAACCAAAGTGTTCAACTTGATTTTAAAATAGATGGATAA
- a CDS encoding regulatory protein RecX — MDDKEQKLKNYVLWLLSRQDYSRRDLTRKLLQKEASPEFTERLLDWCESHNFINEQRYCEGFVRRHLAKYHGAKRIQSEAMAKGIDRALLDKTLEEFEVDWFELAQDAYLKKFSNSGKELDHKERAKRVRYLMYRGFNYEQIDFAMQAQQ, encoded by the coding sequence ATGGATGATAAAGAACAAAAGTTAAAGAATTATGTACTTTGGTTACTGTCTCGACAAGATTATTCGCGTCGAGATTTAACACGAAAGTTACTGCAAAAAGAGGCGTCGCCGGAGTTCACAGAACGCTTGTTAGACTGGTGTGAGTCACACAACTTTATCAACGAACAGCGCTACTGTGAAGGGTTTGTACGCCGCCATTTAGCTAAGTATCATGGTGCAAAACGCATTCAGAGCGAAGCAATGGCAAAAGGGATAGACCGAGCATTATTAGATAAGACGCTCGAGGAGTTCGAAGTCGATTGGTTCGAACTCGCGCAGGACGCATATTTAAAGAAGTTTTCAAATTCAGGTAAAGAACTCGACCATAAAGAAAGAGCGAAACGTGTACGCTACTTGATGTATCGAGGCTTTAATTACGAACAAATTGATTTTGCAATGCAAGCACAGCAATAA
- a CDS encoding sodium:proton antiporter, producing MSWYSILPPLIAILIVFWRKEVIMALLVAVASSEFLLALNGEGNTLFFTFINTIERVIEVASSPGNSRILIFSILIGALLAYIRESGGVAATVNLLMNKGVAKSKRQVGYLTMFSGIAVFIESNLSVLTSGILSRGLFDKFKMSRARLAYIIDSTSAPVCILILLNGWGAYVLGLLGNYEMEESAVSVLWGSIGYNFYAIITLLIVFYTITFDKVHGPLKQAEENIEQQETELTEEVKGSKARYMLVPLITLIGSMVGFMFWTGDGDIASGSGSKSVLYATILACVVAYFLMISSRDFTHHKLVDIGFKGMGELLPLVAIVLLSLTLGASLKDLGTGVFVAGLVGDFLPIYLVVPVLFLTGAVISFTTGTSWGTFAILIPIGVPLIQALGLPPSLVIAAILGGGVFGDHCSPISDTSAVSAIASGCDLLTHVKTQMPYALFGGALTFIAYLVTSIIVL from the coding sequence ATGTCTTGGTATTCAATTTTACCACCCTTGATTGCTATCTTAATTGTGTTTTGGCGCAAAGAAGTGATCATGGCGTTATTGGTCGCGGTTGCGTCGTCTGAGTTTTTACTTGCTCTGAATGGTGAAGGTAATACCTTGTTTTTCACCTTTATCAATACCATTGAGCGAGTTATTGAAGTTGCCAGCTCCCCTGGTAATAGCCGTATCCTTATCTTTAGTATTCTAATTGGTGCTTTACTTGCTTACATTCGTGAATCTGGCGGTGTGGCTGCTACAGTTAATTTACTGATGAACAAAGGGGTTGCCAAAAGTAAGCGCCAAGTGGGTTACTTAACCATGTTCTCAGGTATTGCGGTATTCATTGAATCGAACTTAAGTGTATTAACCTCGGGGATTTTATCGCGTGGTTTATTCGATAAATTCAAAATGAGCCGAGCACGCCTTGCTTATATTATCGACAGTACCAGCGCTCCTGTGTGTATCTTAATCTTGCTAAATGGCTGGGGCGCTTACGTGCTGGGCCTACTTGGCAATTACGAAATGGAAGAGTCGGCGGTATCGGTATTGTGGGGCAGTATTGGCTATAACTTTTACGCCATTATTACTTTGCTCATCGTGTTTTACACTATTACTTTTGACAAGGTACATGGCCCATTAAAGCAAGCTGAAGAAAATATTGAACAACAAGAAACCGAACTGACTGAAGAAGTTAAAGGCTCAAAAGCGCGTTATATGCTTGTTCCGCTTATTACTTTAATTGGTAGTATGGTTGGCTTTATGTTCTGGACTGGCGATGGTGATATTGCCAGTGGCAGTGGTTCTAAATCAGTGCTGTATGCAACTATTTTAGCGTGTGTTGTAGCTTACTTCTTAATGATCAGCTCTCGTGACTTTACTCACCATAAGCTGGTGGATATCGGCTTTAAAGGTATGGGAGAGCTGTTACCACTGGTTGCTATTGTATTGTTATCGCTGACCTTAGGCGCCAGCTTAAAAGATTTAGGTACAGGTGTGTTTGTAGCAGGCCTTGTGGGTGATTTCTTACCGATATACTTGGTTGTGCCAGTACTGTTTTTAACCGGTGCGGTGATTTCATTTACCACAGGTACCTCGTGGGGCACTTTCGCAATTCTTATTCCGATTGGTGTACCGCTCATTCAAGCTTTAGGATTACCACCTTCATTGGTCATTGCGGCTATTTTAGGTGGTGGTGTGTTTGGCGATCACTGCTCGCCAATCTCAGATACCAGCGCGGTGTCGGCCATTGCATCTGGGTGTGATCTATTAACTCACGTTAAAACCCAAATGCCATACGCCTTATTCGGCGGCGCGTTAACCTTCATCGCTTACCTAGTGACAAGTATTATTGTTTTATAA
- a CDS encoding DUF3087 domain-containing protein, which produces MKLIQIDKARYRKHLNQVIIACVIALAIGSLAISQTLIALFPDSSGSHFHWNLLGVVVCSLLVGFVLNKYRNHDYMTEIVYVWELKKALNKITRKMPKLKAAGREGNADALLAIQYSYAGSRLLWQLDDNTITMDELAIKQAELDNVADKYNLTLDAERYDESILKQF; this is translated from the coding sequence ATGAAACTTATTCAAATAGACAAAGCACGTTACCGTAAACATTTAAACCAAGTGATTATTGCCTGTGTAATTGCTTTAGCCATTGGCAGTTTAGCTATTTCACAAACGCTAATTGCGTTATTCCCTGACTCAAGCGGTAGTCATTTTCATTGGAACCTATTAGGTGTTGTTGTGTGTAGTTTGCTGGTGGGCTTTGTGCTTAATAAATACCGCAATCATGATTACATGACTGAAATAGTGTATGTGTGGGAGCTTAAAAAAGCCCTTAATAAAATCACCCGTAAAATGCCTAAGTTAAAAGCAGCAGGGCGTGAAGGCAATGCAGATGCTTTATTAGCAATTCAATACAGCTATGCTGGTTCGCGTTTGTTATGGCAGCTCGATGACAACACCATTACCATGGATGAGCTGGCAATTAAGCAGGCAGAGCTTGATAATGTTGCAGATAAATACAATCTTACTCTTGATGCAGAACGTTATGATGAGTCAATCTTAAAGCAATTTTAA
- a CDS encoding RNA polymerase sigma factor gives MLMSIKTWLFDKPNTDCLAQYAKTGDNRYLNQLVAQYGNDLYHYLVTQSDKDLALDICQQTWLKVIDKRDFYNDQNNPKAWLFRLARNLLIDEFRKQQKFVELEDNQLFTESQDTSYHYDYEAFDKALMGLSFVQREALTLQQEGFSLEDIVAITQSNPETIKTRLRYARQNLKQQLGGHHEA, from the coding sequence ATGCTAATGAGCATCAAGACATGGTTATTTGACAAGCCAAACACAGATTGTTTGGCGCAGTATGCCAAAACGGGCGACAACCGTTACCTTAACCAACTCGTTGCTCAATACGGGAACGATCTTTATCACTACCTAGTCACTCAGAGTGATAAAGATCTGGCCCTTGATATATGCCAGCAAACCTGGTTAAAAGTCATTGATAAACGCGACTTTTACAATGATCAGAACAACCCAAAAGCGTGGCTTTTCCGGTTAGCACGTAATTTATTAATTGATGAATTTCGTAAGCAACAAAAGTTCGTTGAGTTAGAAGACAACCAACTCTTTACTGAATCTCAGGATACAAGTTATCACTACGACTACGAAGCCTTTGATAAAGCACTTATGGGGCTTAGCTTTGTACAACGTGAAGCGCTGACCTTACAACAAGAAGGCTTTAGCCTCGAAGATATTGTTGCTATCACACAAAGTAACCCAGAGACCATTAAAACTCGGCTGCGATATGCCCGTCAAAACCTGAAACAACAACTAGGAGGCCATCATGAAGCGTAA